The sequence AGGCGAGCGACCTGATGACATTAATGAAGAAGTCACCGATATGGTTGGTGAAATTACTAATATGGTTGCAGGCGGTGCTAAAAACCTTTTAGGTGAAAAAGGCTATGAGTTTGATATGGCGACACCCGTAGTTGTATCAGGTAAAGGCCATACTATCACTCATAAATGTGATGGTCCTAAAGTATTAATGCCATTTTCCTGTGATGCAGGCGCTGCTCATATTGAAGTCTGTTTCGATAAACTATAACTGAACTTATAGTAATGAGCTGGTTTCAAAAAACAATTACATTAAAGCCACGTTCTCGTGGCTTTCATTTAATCACTAATGAAATAGAGCACGCATTGCCTCAACTGAGTAAATACCATATTGGCTTAGCCCATATTTTTATTCAGCACACCTCCGCAAGTCTCACCATT is a genomic window of Pseudoalteromonas sp. '520P1 No. 423' containing:
- a CDS encoding chemotaxis protein CheX, with amino-acid sequence MNVEFINPFLSSLMNVLSTMAQTQLKPGKPMMKKSEVAKGDVSGLIGMVGPQTKGSLSISFDEELSLTIMERMLGERPDDINEEVTDMVGEITNMVAGGAKNLLGEKGYEFDMATPVVVSGKGHTITHKCDGPKVLMPFSCDAGAAHIEVCFDKL